Proteins encoded within one genomic window of Synechococcus sp. PCC 7335:
- a CDS encoding phycobiliprotein lyase gives MVISTQQSAHADAGAGAEKTAALEAVSATQGGGTVTEIEAQAIAFFRRSVGNWQSRRRYYTLANDQTQEVVSEISIAFLENDHPELAALGERHELTFPMICGVKVTWESTYISPSKKPSIGETVFGIRDDIMYRDRGFATSKPVTANYRFKDDYTMLLRTEYGGSSFEEELKLVGDNYRTRQTIISRAGEEVMIGQYLEKRIS, from the coding sequence ATGGTCATATCTACGCAACAGTCTGCCCATGCAGATGCCGGAGCAGGCGCTGAGAAAACAGCTGCCTTGGAGGCTGTCTCGGCAACGCAGGGTGGCGGCACAGTCACGGAGATAGAGGCGCAGGCGATCGCCTTTTTTAGGCGTTCAGTCGGTAACTGGCAGTCGCGCCGCCGCTACTACACCCTTGCTAACGACCAGACTCAAGAAGTCGTTAGTGAGATTAGTATCGCCTTTCTAGAAAACGATCATCCAGAACTTGCTGCGTTAGGTGAGCGCCATGAGCTTACCTTCCCGATGATTTGCGGTGTAAAGGTTACCTGGGAAAGCACCTATATTAGCCCTAGCAAAAAGCCTTCCATTGGCGAGACCGTCTTCGGCATTCGCGACGATATTATGTACCGCGATCGCGGTTTTGCGACTTCCAAGCCTGTGACTGCAAACTATCGGTTCAAAGATGACTACACAATGCTCTTGCGCACTGAGTATGGCGGTTCGTCCTTTGAAGAAGAGCTGAAGCTAGTGGGTGATAACTATCGAACGAGGCAGACTATCATCTCCCGTGCAGGTGAGGAAGTGATGATCGGTCAGTATCTAGAAAAACGGATAAGCTAA
- a CDS encoding HEAT repeat domain-containing protein, which yields MEISEIKTLLASEDSQLRLRALVALRDYDANEAVPLLIKQRQDNAFLVRSFVAMGLGRKRNESAYTTLLAMLPVEPDQNVKAEIANSLGLYGKRSVDCLVELFKTNDHWLVRRSILAIMPEMDCPEELFEVAMIALEDKDETISQAGISALALLADTSQSQKALEAILPTLQNKSWRSRLALANALRHFTQPAAKDTLLQLRQDKHHKVVAAALEALVPN from the coding sequence ATGGAAATTTCTGAAATCAAAACTCTACTTGCTAGCGAAGATTCTCAGCTACGGTTGCGTGCACTCGTTGCACTTAGAGACTACGACGCTAATGAGGCTGTTCCTCTGCTAATTAAGCAGCGTCAGGACAATGCTTTTTTAGTTCGATCTTTTGTGGCTATGGGGTTAGGGCGTAAACGCAACGAATCAGCCTACACCACTTTGCTGGCGATGCTGCCAGTTGAACCCGACCAAAACGTCAAAGCTGAAATTGCTAACTCTCTAGGGCTGTATGGTAAGCGCTCGGTTGACTGCTTGGTTGAGTTGTTTAAAACAAATGATCATTGGCTAGTTCGTCGCAGCATTCTCGCGATCATGCCAGAGATGGACTGTCCTGAGGAGCTGTTTGAAGTTGCGATGATCGCTCTAGAAGATAAAGACGAAACGATTTCACAAGCAGGCATTTCAGCGCTAGCACTACTGGCGGATACTTCGCAGTCGCAAAAGGCGCTAGAAGCAATACTGCCGACGCTACAAAACAAAAGTTGGCGATCGCGTTTAGCGCTTGCCAACGCGCTTAGACACTTTACTCAACCCGCCGCGAAAGATACCCTGCTTCAGCTACGCCAGGACAAGCATCACAAAGTTGTTGCCGCTGCTTTAGAGGCACTGGTGCCCAACTAA
- a CDS encoding HEAT repeat domain-containing protein, whose product MTNLNSREQPNREQASQERVKVALSETQRQTDKLIAYVNEQIELLAFDEPDPQLLRQMVQGLGDPRRSVRLRLISAFGEIGEPATPFLLDGLATHQDPMVRRACCNAMTNLGDERAVLGLAAALMQDQEMSVKSAAAGALAKIGAPAFEAVRDVLTSTEADESCKGHAAWAIATMSAEVRSQLYESLSDPSPNVRIAVVGAIAQLAQTQLAQTQLAQTQLAQTQLAQAQIDRPEQDNLLILVDALKDACADVRIEAIAHLARLNYQPAYQSLLSCLQDPEADVRKAAILALGKLNIEKPDVSKTIERIALLQKDPSLAVQRVATLVLEQLQT is encoded by the coding sequence TTGACTAACCTCAACAGTCGAGAGCAACCCAATCGAGAACAGGCCAGTCAAGAGCGGGTCAAGGTAGCCTTGAGCGAGACTCAAAGACAGACAGACAAGCTCATTGCTTACGTCAATGAGCAGATTGAGCTGTTAGCGTTTGATGAGCCAGACCCACAGCTACTTCGGCAGATGGTTCAGGGATTAGGCGATCCTAGAAGATCGGTGCGGCTGCGTTTGATTAGTGCATTCGGTGAAATTGGAGAACCTGCAACGCCTTTTTTATTGGATGGGTTAGCGACTCATCAAGATCCGATGGTTCGTCGAGCCTGCTGTAACGCGATGACAAACCTTGGAGATGAGAGAGCGGTATTGGGGCTAGCAGCTGCTCTGATGCAAGATCAAGAAATGAGTGTGAAAAGCGCAGCAGCAGGAGCTTTGGCCAAGATTGGCGCGCCCGCATTTGAGGCGGTGCGTGACGTTTTAACCTCCACTGAGGCAGATGAAAGCTGCAAGGGACATGCGGCCTGGGCGATCGCAACTATGAGCGCAGAGGTTCGCAGCCAGCTATATGAAAGCCTCAGCGATCCTTCGCCGAACGTTAGAATTGCGGTAGTCGGGGCGATCGCTCAACTGGCCCAGACTCAACTAGCTCAAACCCAGCTTGCCCAAACTCAGCTAGCTCAAACTCAACTGGCTCAAGCTCAGATCGACCGACCAGAACAAGACAACCTGCTAATTCTAGTTGATGCATTGAAAGACGCCTGCGCGGATGTTCGGATCGAGGCGATCGCTCACCTTGCTCGGCTCAACTATCAACCTGCCTATCAGTCTTTACTAAGCTGTTTGCAAGATCCAGAAGCAGACGTTCGTAAGGCAGCTATCCTAGCACTAGGTAAGCTTAATATAGAAAAACCAGATGTCAGCAAGACCATCGAAAGAATTGCCCTACTACAGAAAGATCCATCCTTAGCTGTACAGCGAGTAGCAACCCTTGTACTCGAACAGCTTCAGACATAA